A stretch of Brachyhypopomus gauderio isolate BG-103 chromosome 3, BGAUD_0.2, whole genome shotgun sequence DNA encodes these proteins:
- the tlcd3bb gene encoding ceramide synthase isoform X1: MLLILAAGSVFFPGLFFLSKQCLKHLPGQKWSEGDAVMVSARLVSSLQAIMASSAGYIISTSCDDIIDDQHWLTISYILFAVPYFVYDIYAMFLCYWHKFHVKGHEADDRPKSKSAALTRYLHREFLMVLHHVVMVTVCFPVSVFWRQGKGDYFQGVMFLAELSTPSVCLGKILIQYKQQHTLLHKVNGALMLVTFFICRVLLFPYLYYVYGRYASIPFYLVPLAVPWQCNMGAALLMAPQVYWFSLICRGALRLFTGSSSRSHGPPTPPAKPCLDRHTPLPQQANGYSSRMATLDMPTTVTH, encoded by the exons ATGCTGTTGATCTTGGCCGCAGGGTCCGTATTCTTCCCAGGGCTTTTCTTCTTGTCAAAGCAGTGTCTGAAACACCTGCCTGGTCAAAAATGGAGCGAGGGGGATGCCGTCATGGTGTCAGCCAG GTTGGTTTCATCCCTTCAAGCCATCATGGCCTCCTCAGCTGGATACATCATCTCAACTTCCTGTGATGACATCATTGACGATCA GCACTGGCTAACCATCTCCTACATCCTCTTTGCTGTGCCCTACTTTGTCTACGATATCTATGCCATGTTCCTATGCTACTGGCACAAGTTCCATGTCAAAGGTCATGAGGCGGATGACAGGCCCAAGTCAAAATCTGCGGCACTTACAAGATACCTCCATAGAGAGTTCCTCATGGTCTTGCATCACGTTGTTATGGTCACTGTCTGCTTCCCTGTCTCTGTG TTCTGGAGACAGGGGAAGGGTGATTACTTCCAGGGCGTCATGTTCCTAGCAGAACTCAGCACTCCTTCCGTCTGCCTAGGCAAGATCCTCATTCAG TACAAACAGCAGCACACGCTACTTCACAAAGTGAATGGGGCTCTCATGCTGGTCACTTTCTTCATCTGTCGAGTCCTTCTCTTCCCCTACCTCTACTATGTTTATGGCAG GTATGCCTCCATCCCGTTCTATCTTGTCCCATTGGCGGTGCCCTGGCAGTGCAATATGGGAGCAGCGCTCCTCATGGCGCCCCAGGTCTACTGGTTCTCCCTCATCTGTCGTGGGGCATTGCGCCTCTTTACCGGCAGCTCGTCACGCTCCCATGGCCCCCCCACACCTCCGGCGAAGCCTTGCCTGGACAGACACACCCCCTTGCCTCAGCAGGCCAATGGGTACAGCAGTCGCATGGCTACCCTGGACATGCCCACCACTGTGACCCACTAA
- the tlcd3bb gene encoding ceramide synthase isoform X2: protein MLLILAAGSVFFPGLFFLSKQCLKHLPGQKWSEGDAVMVSARLVSSLQAIMASSAGYIISTSCDDIIDDQHWLTISYILFAVPYFVYDIYAMFLCYWHKFHVKGHEADDRPKSKSAALTRYLHREFLMVLHHVVMVTVCFPVSVFWRQGKGDYFQGVMFLAELSTPSVCLGKILIQVCLHPVLSCPIGGALAVQYGSSAPHGAPGLLVLPHLSWGIAPLYRQLVTLPWPPHTSGEALPGQTHPLASAGQWVQQSHGYPGHAHHCDPLRKGTAVGGAFK, encoded by the exons ATGCTGTTGATCTTGGCCGCAGGGTCCGTATTCTTCCCAGGGCTTTTCTTCTTGTCAAAGCAGTGTCTGAAACACCTGCCTGGTCAAAAATGGAGCGAGGGGGATGCCGTCATGGTGTCAGCCAG GTTGGTTTCATCCCTTCAAGCCATCATGGCCTCCTCAGCTGGATACATCATCTCAACTTCCTGTGATGACATCATTGACGATCA GCACTGGCTAACCATCTCCTACATCCTCTTTGCTGTGCCCTACTTTGTCTACGATATCTATGCCATGTTCCTATGCTACTGGCACAAGTTCCATGTCAAAGGTCATGAGGCGGATGACAGGCCCAAGTCAAAATCTGCGGCACTTACAAGATACCTCCATAGAGAGTTCCTCATGGTCTTGCATCACGTTGTTATGGTCACTGTCTGCTTCCCTGTCTCTGTG TTCTGGAGACAGGGGAAGGGTGATTACTTCCAGGGCGTCATGTTCCTAGCAGAACTCAGCACTCCTTCCGTCTGCCTAGGCAAGATCCTCATTCAG GTATGCCTCCATCCCGTTCTATCTTGTCCCATTGGCGGTGCCCTGGCAGTGCAATATGGGAGCAGCGCTCCTCATGGCGCCCCAGGTCTACTGGTTCTCCCTCATCTGTCGTGGGGCATTGCGCCTCTTTACCGGCAGCTCGTCACGCTCCCATGGCCCCCCCACACCTCCGGCGAAGCCTTGCCTGGACAGACACACCCCCTTGCCTCAGCAGGCCAATGGGTACAGCAGTCGCATGGCTACCCTGGACATGCCCACCACTGTGACCCACTAAGAAAGGGGACTGCAGTAGGTGGGGCCTTCAAATAG
- the pagr1 gene encoding PAXIP1-associated glutamate-rich protein 1, which yields MQAVEETESSLTDRVELMGVREEDKAREEEGQKSKGDEDAAETDMETMKDDERDEEKNKETEDDKREGKKTEEEANGGGQTGQVEEEWEIPYSDEEMEEPMSWMPPPAEIKRLYELLAKGEMLELKWIPLPRRAPTPPCTPSPERDGEDSQEARQEESERRAPSPTEFDFDEEQTIMTPKSAFLSRRRTPGSSARSAVKREARLDKVLSDMKRHQKIEEHILRTGRDLFKSDRTPAGPSAQERLSPTSQRERDKERERDSDPSTVFSPRQRRY from the exons ATGCAGGCTGTGGAGGAAACGGAGTCCTCTCTCACGGACAGAGTAGAGTtgatgggagtgagagaggaggacaaggcgagggaggaagaggggcaGAAGAGTAAAGGGGACGAAGATGCAGCTGAAACTGACATGGAGACCATGAAGGATGACGAGAGAG ATGaggagaaaaacaaagaaacagaagATGAcaagagggaaggaaagaagaCGGAAGAAGAGGCGAATGGAGGTGGACAGACGgggcaggtggaggaggagtgggaaATCCCTTACAGTGATGAGGAGATGGaagagcccatgagctggatGCCTCCACCTGCGGAGATCAAACGCTTGTACGAGCTCCTGGCTAAAGGAGAGATGCTGGAGCTGAAGTGGATTCCTCTGCCTCGAAGAGCACCCACTCCTCCATGCACACCTTCtccagagagagatggagaggactCGCAGGAGGCCAGGCAGGAGGAGAGTGAGCGCAG gGCGCCTTCACCAACAGAGTTTGATTTTGATGAAGAACAAACTATTATGACACCCAAGAGTGCCTTCCTGAGCCGGCGTAGGACACCAG GCTCATCTGCACGTTCTGCAGTGAAGCGTGAGGCCCGTCTGGACAAGGTCCTCTCCGACATGAAACGACACCAGAAGATTGAAGAACATATCCTACGGACAGGCCGTGACCTTTTTAAAAGTGACAGAACTCCAGCTGGGCCGTCCGCACAGGAGCGCCTGTCACCCaccagtcagagagagagagacaaggagagagagagagacagtgaccCCAGTACTGTCTTCAGCCCCAGGCAGAGGAGATACTGA
- the vps25 gene encoding vacuolar protein-sorting-associated protein 25 isoform X1 has product MATGQRFTACPPYRKLNLKTSAKLTAFVLEMSFEWPWQYNFPPFFTLQPNVDTRQKQLAAWCSLALSYCRHGKLYTMDVLEAQESPVFNNRKMERKLSVEAIQVIFEELRKKGNLEWIDKNKTRCLIMWRRPEEWGNLIYQWVSKNGMVNSVFTLYELSNGDDTENEEFHGLEEWMLLRSLQALQAEGKAEIITMDDGKGVKFF; this is encoded by the exons ATGGCAACGGGTCA gCGATTCacggcgtgtccgccataccgGAAGCTTAACCTTAAGACATCAGCGAAGTTGACAGCGTTTGTTTTGGAGATGAGTTTTGAGTGGCCTTGGCAGTACAATTTCCCCCCATTTTTTAC ATTACAACCCAATGTTGACACTAGACAGAAGCAGCTGGCGGCGTGGTGCTCGCTCGCCCTGTCCTACTGCCGTCATGGTAAACTGTACACCATGGACGTGCTGGAAGCGCAGGAGAGCCCTGTGTTCAACAACAGAAAGATGGAGA GAAAGCTCTCAGTTGAGGCCATTCAAGTCATCTTTGAGGAACTGAGAAAAAAAG GGAACCTGGAATGGATAGACAAAAATAAAACGCGCTGTTTAATCATGTGGCGAAGACCTGAGGAATGGGGCAATCTGATTTATCAATGG GTCTCTAAAAATGGCATGGTCAACTCCGTGTTTACACTCTATGAACTTTCTAATGGAGATGACACAGAAAATGAAG AGTTCCATGGACTGGAGGAGTGGATGCTCCTGCGCTCGTTGCAGGCCCTGCAGGCTGAAGGAAAGGCTGAAATCATCACGATGGATGATGGGAAGGGCGTCAAGTTCTTCTGA
- the vps25 gene encoding vacuolar protein-sorting-associated protein 25 isoform X2, which yields MSFEWPWQYNFPPFFTLQPNVDTRQKQLAAWCSLALSYCRHGKLYTMDVLEAQESPVFNNRKMERKLSVEAIQVIFEELRKKGNLEWIDKNKTRCLIMWRRPEEWGNLIYQWVSKNGMVNSVFTLYELSNGDDTENEEFHGLEEWMLLRSLQALQAEGKAEIITMDDGKGVKFF from the exons ATGAGTTTTGAGTGGCCTTGGCAGTACAATTTCCCCCCATTTTTTAC ATTACAACCCAATGTTGACACTAGACAGAAGCAGCTGGCGGCGTGGTGCTCGCTCGCCCTGTCCTACTGCCGTCATGGTAAACTGTACACCATGGACGTGCTGGAAGCGCAGGAGAGCCCTGTGTTCAACAACAGAAAGATGGAGA GAAAGCTCTCAGTTGAGGCCATTCAAGTCATCTTTGAGGAACTGAGAAAAAAAG GGAACCTGGAATGGATAGACAAAAATAAAACGCGCTGTTTAATCATGTGGCGAAGACCTGAGGAATGGGGCAATCTGATTTATCAATGG GTCTCTAAAAATGGCATGGTCAACTCCGTGTTTACACTCTATGAACTTTCTAATGGAGATGACACAGAAAATGAAG AGTTCCATGGACTGGAGGAGTGGATGCTCCTGCGCTCGTTGCAGGCCCTGCAGGCTGAAGGAAAGGCTGAAATCATCACGATGGATGATGGGAAGGGCGTCAAGTTCTTCTGA